One segment of Brassica napus cultivar Da-Ae chromosome C3, Da-Ae, whole genome shotgun sequence DNA contains the following:
- the LOC106448601 gene encoding uncharacterized protein LOC106448601 — MKSTVVIFLMYLLLAVPRFVAIGSENTDSEVYEIDYRGPETHNSRPSPETSHRKPPFIHHKTSTVGSASAHVGGQN; from the exons atgaagtcGACCGTCGTGATTTTTCTCATGTACCTTCTCCTTGCTGTGCCTCGCTTTGTCGCTATag GATCGGAAAATACGGATTCGGAGGTGTACGAGATCGATTACAGGGGGCCAGAGACACATAACTCTAGACCTTCGCCGGAAACTTCGCACCGCAAGCCACCTTTCATCCACCATAAAACCTCCACCGTTGGATCGGCCAGTGCTCATGTTGGAGGGCAGA ACTAG